The Chloroflexota bacterium genomic sequence GAGTATTTTTTCCAACGACCAAAGTCCGGGCAATATCCTGGGGAGAGAAAGGTGCCCTTGTCGACGCCGCGCAAGGCCCCGACGAGCAGGCCGGCGAAGTAGCGGCAGGCATCGATCGCTTCTTGAGCCCCGTGGGTCGTTTGCGAGCTCTCGGCGCTCCTGCGGATTGCCTCGAAAGCATCGCCGGCAAAGAACATCGGCACTGGCGCCAGCCGCATGAGCGAACCGTTCCCGGCGGTATGGGGGTCAGTGGAGCCGGCCAGGGGTTCGCCGGTTGCCACGAAGCGTGACAACGCGCTCGCGACGGTGTTGCCGATGTCGAAGCATGTGCCGGTTGACGAGAAATAGCCCTCGTAGCGCCAGCGGAAATAGCGCCGCATCTGGTCCATTGGGTCGAACTGGCCCCGCTCGATCAAGCTCGCGGCCAGGCACAGGGCCATGGACGTGTCGTCGGTCCACTGCCCGGGCTTCAGGCCAAACGGTCCGCCACCGATCATGTCGTCGATTGGCTCAAGCGTATTTGGCGGTTTGAACTCCAGCGTCGTGCCCAACGCGTCACCCGCCGCGAGCCCCAGCAGGCAGCCGCGAAAGCGATCCCGTGGTGATGGTGCGCTCACGTGGTCAGCTCCTACGGCAGCCTCAGGGAGCTCTGAATTTCGTCGTGCGCCATTTCGAAGAGCCGCGCCAGGGCGTTGGCCAGGTGCATTTGGCGGGGCGTGCGGCAGCGCACGGCGAGCAGGCCCGGACTGGCCACGACGACCGCCAGGCACTTGGCCCGGCTGGTGGCGACGTTGAGGCGGTTGAGGCTGTAGAGAAACTCCATGCCGCGGGGCGCCTCTTCGGCGGAGCTCGTGGCCATGGAGTAGACGGAGATCGGGGCCTCCTGGCCCTGGAACTTGTCGACCGTGCCGATGCGCAAGGCGCGGAGCTCAGGTCGCGACTCAAGCTGGCGAATCTGCCGGTTGTAGGGCGTGATGATGAGCACGTCGTCGGCGGTCAGCGTGTGAGCCGCGCCGTCGGCATCGGTCCAGGCGGGGCGCGATCGGAGCAGCCGGTCGACGGTGTCGGCAATCGCGGTGGCCTCCTCCTCCGAGTCGCTGACGCGGCGCTCATGCGCCACGGCCACGAAGCGCAGACCTGTCCCTTGGAACGGGGCCGAACCGGCCAGCTCCAGGTTCTCGCGACCGTCGTGCGAGCGCAGGCTGTCCTCGTAGAAGACCTCCGAGGTGAATGCGCAGATGCTGGGATGCAGGCGCC encodes the following:
- a CDS encoding ADP-ribosylglycohydrolase family protein produces the protein MSAPSPRDRFRGCLLGLAAGDALGTTLEFKPPNTLEPIDDMIGGGPFGLKPGQWTDDTSMALCLAASLIERGQFDPMDQMRRYFRWRYEGYFSSTGTCFDIGNTVASALSRFVATGEPLAGSTDPHTAGNGSLMRLAPVPMFFAGDAFEAIRRSAESSQTTHGAQEAIDACRYFAGLLVGALRGVDKGTFLSPGYCPDFGRWKKYSLARRIAEIANGSFKHREPPEISGTGYVVDSLEAALWAFHKSRDFREGALLAANLGDDADTTAAIYGQIAGATYGAEAIPAKWRDTLTMATEITSMADSLYDHARQSERADLRVGDAS